A genome region from Amblyraja radiata isolate CabotCenter1 chromosome 4, sAmbRad1.1.pri, whole genome shotgun sequence includes the following:
- the trib1 gene encoding tribbles homolog 1: protein MSLNVHRASPIPIVRSGRWRPKRLEADEPAPKCPRLSDSPTDAAYFSAPGSPNPTQTSPSGAQTWTQIGNYLLLQNLERGNVFRAIGSHTGKEFVCKVFDIKQYRNEIGPYVQIPVHENITSIEEIILGERRCYVFLEKGYGDMHSYMRNRKRLGEEEAVRLFHQIVSAVAHCHDSGIVLRDLKLRKFVFADEQRSRLRLESLEDAHILKGKDDSLSDKHGCPAYVSPEILNTSGCYSGKPADIWSLGVMLYTLLVGRYPFHDSDPSALFSKIRRGHFCIPDSVSPKAKCLIRSLLRRDPPERLTAGEILLHPWFQAPSQQAHSEQDSPSSDQTVPEPEYDQQEGSSLIC from the exons ATGAGTTTAAACGTGCACAGGGCGAGCCCCATCCCGATCGTCCGTAGCGGCAGATGGAGACCGAAGCGGCTGGAAGCCGACGAGCCGGCTCCTAAGTGCCCGCGGCTCAGCGACTCTCCGACGGACGCCGCTTACTTCTCTGCACCGGGATCTCCTAACCCGACCCAAACCAGCCCGTCCGGCGCCCAGACGTGGACTCAGATCGGGAACTATCTCCTCTTGCAAAACCTGGAGAGGGGCAACGTCTTCAGAGCAATTGGGAGCCACACTGGGAAAGAATTCGTGTGCAAG GTTTTTGACATTAAGCAATACCGGAATGAGATCGGGCCCTATGTGCAGATCCCAGTCCACGAGAACATCACTTCGATCGAGGAGATAATCCTCGGCGAGCGGAGGTGCTACGTGTTCCTGGAGAAGGGTTATGGCGATATGCACTCGTACATGCGGAACCGCAAACGCCTGGGCGAGGAGGAAGCGGTGCGGCTCTTTCACCAGATAGTCTCGGCAGTAGCTCACTGTCACGATTCAGGCATCGTCCTGCGGGACCTCAAACTCAGGAAATTCGTCTTTGCTGATGAACAGAG GAGCCGGCTGAGGCTGGAGAGCTTGGAGGATGCTCATATCCTGAAAGGAAAGGATGACTCCCTCTCTGATAAGCATGGATGTCCGGCTTACGTGAGCCCAGAGATACTGAACACGAGTGGATGTTATTCCGGGAAACCGGCGGACATCTGGAGTCTGGGCGTCATGCTTTACACCCTCTTGGTAGGACGCTACCCTTTCCACGATTCCGACCCCAGTGCCCTCTTCAGTAAAATCCGGCGCGGACACTTCTGCATCCCGGACAGCGTCTCACCTAAAGCCAAGTGTCTGATCCGTAGCCTGCTGAGACGTGACCCTCCGGAGCGACTGACAGCCGGTGAGATCCTTCTACATCCGTGGTTTCAGGCTCCCTCTCAGCAAGCCCACAGTGAACAAGACAGTCCCAGCTCCGACCAGACAGTCCCCGAGCCTGAGTACGACCAGCAGGAAGGCAGTTCCCTCATCTGTTGA